The Blautia hydrogenotrophica DSM 10507 genome window below encodes:
- a CDS encoding cupin domain-containing protein produces the protein MKVIHPQDAQFFMDGPEVCRQYIATEKITFGTSTLLPGQTGGTDPGHGEGHEIFYCSRGHVAVFNRDSEKYYELREGDILLIEEGEPHQISNIGTETAVITWSCAPHA, from the coding sequence ATGAAAGTAATTCATCCGCAGGATGCACAGTTTTTTATGGACGGACCGGAGGTGTGTCGTCAGTATATTGCCACAGAAAAAATTACCTTTGGGACGTCTACTTTGCTGCCTGGGCAGACAGGAGGAACCGACCCGGGACACGGTGAAGGACATGAGATCTTTTATTGCAGCAGAGGACATGTGGCAGTCTTTAACAGAGACAGTGAGAAGTATTATGAATTAAGAGAAGGGGATATTCTGCTGATCGAGGAAGGGGAACCCCATCAGATTTCCAACATAGGGACAGAGACGGCGGTAATCACGTGGAGCTGCGCGCCCCATGCGTAA
- a CDS encoding APC family permease, with translation MKKKGLLTTSSLVWITVGNMVGSGIMVLTGAAAEETGYAVWLAFVVATILGFVGSWPQILAAGTSVLDGGMFSLNSYFGHPVFGGLYLMGTIPEIMGQASVALGIGMYIQTMIPSTNVRIVAVLVAVLFYICNIRGVSIIAGVQKYMVYILFAGLGIFTIFGLMNLNPEALDFTGPQFMTNGWMGFIVAVNMLTFSTQSYWASLSFSKYAKNPKKTVPKAMLIAFPIIMAIYGLVTLAGVGGVDLETFAGNTLGDVAKVIFPTWMFYLFIICAPMMALATTLNGNQSAYSLMIAPAAEEGWLPSVFAKTNRKGMPYVSASLVGLIIVLPVVFNWDITFITANVMLFTNLAGILQYFAMWRMPEKFPELWEKSTFHMKKWKFHGLMILASLVRLVLLGAAVISLTPTSLAVNVLVAVVLAAFCIIRFKMGCVNPTTIQPQREYLSEENVPDEGELCH, from the coding sequence GTGAAGAAAAAAGGATTGCTTACCACATCGTCTCTGGTGTGGATTACAGTTGGAAATATGGTAGGATCCGGTATCATGGTGTTGACCGGAGCAGCCGCCGAGGAGACCGGCTATGCGGTCTGGCTGGCGTTTGTCGTGGCGACGATTCTGGGATTTGTGGGGAGCTGGCCGCAGATTCTGGCTGCAGGCACTTCCGTCTTGGACGGCGGAATGTTTTCCTTGAACTCGTATTTCGGTCATCCGGTATTCGGCGGGCTTTATCTGATGGGAACCATACCGGAAATTATGGGACAGGCCTCTGTGGCTCTGGGAATTGGCATGTACATACAGACGATGATTCCCTCTACGAATGTCAGAATCGTGGCGGTTCTTGTGGCTGTTTTGTTTTATATCTGCAACATCCGAGGCGTCAGCATCATCGCTGGTGTGCAAAAGTACATGGTATATATTCTGTTCGCGGGACTGGGGATTTTTACGATCTTTGGACTGATGAATTTAAACCCGGAAGCGCTGGATTTCACCGGGCCTCAATTTATGACCAACGGATGGATGGGCTTTATCGTGGCGGTAAATATGCTGACTTTTTCCACCCAGTCTTACTGGGCGAGCCTTTCCTTTTCAAAATACGCAAAGAATCCAAAGAAAACGGTGCCAAAAGCGATGCTGATTGCCTTTCCGATCATTATGGCGATCTATGGTCTGGTCACCCTGGCGGGCGTCGGCGGTGTGGACCTGGAGACCTTTGCAGGAAATACGCTGGGTGATGTGGCTAAGGTGATTTTCCCTACCTGGATGTTTTATCTGTTCATTATCTGTGCGCCGATGATGGCTCTGGCGACTACGCTGAATGGAAATCAGTCGGCTTACTCTCTGATGATTGCCCCGGCGGCGGAAGAAGGGTGGCTGCCCTCTGTATTTGCGAAGACCAACCGAAAAGGAATGCCCTATGTATCGGCGTCTCTCGTGGGTCTGATTATTGTCCTGCCTGTGGTGTTTAACTGGGACATCACGTTTATCACTGCCAATGTGATGCTGTTTACGAACCTGGCGGGAATTTTACAGTACTTTGCGATGTGGAGGATGCCGGAGAAATTCCCGGAGCTGTGGGAAAAATCCACTTTCCATATGAAAAAGTGGAAATTCCACGGGTTGATGATTCTGGCCAGTCTTGTAAGACTCGTACTGTTAGGAGCGGCGGTCATCAGCCTCACACCGACCAGCCTGGCGGTGAATGTCCTTGTGGCTGTGGTTTTGGCGGCATTTTGTATCATCCGCTTTAAGATGGGGTGTGTGAATCCCACCACAATACAGCCTCAGAGAGAATATCTGTCAGAGGAAAATGTGCCGGATGAGGGAGAGCTTTGCCACTGA